Below is a window of Rhodopseudomonas sp. P2A-2r DNA.
TCGACGGCCGTATCAGCTTCATCGATCACCTCGACGGCAACGCCGAGGAAGTCACGCTGGCCGTGGCCTGGAATCCGCCCGACGACGCGTTCGACCATTATCCGAACCTCAAGGCGGTGTGTTCGATCGCCGCCGGCGCCGACAGCATTGTGATGAATCCGAGTCTGCGCGACGGCATCGAGGTGGTTCGGGTTGTAGAGCCGGCGCAGGCCGAGATGATGTCCGGCTTCGTGATCTGGCATGTCATCTGGCATCAGCGGCGTTTCGCCACCTATCTGGCGCAGCAGCGCGACCGGACCTGGAAACGCCTCGGCGCACGCACCGCGCGGCAGGTGCCGGTCGGCATTCTCGGCTACGGCGCGATCGGCGCGCGCGTCGCGCGCGATCTGGCTGCGCTCGGTTTTCCGGTCAACGTCTGGAGCCGTAGCGCCAGGGCGACGCTGCCGGGCATCGCCGGTTTTCACGGTCCCGACGGTCTGGCGGCGTTGCTCGCCGGCAGCGAAATTCTGGTCAACCTGCTGCCCCTGACATCGGAGACGCGCGGCATTCTCAACGCCGCGACCTTCGGCCGAATGCCGCGCGGCGGCTACCTGATCCAGGTCGGCCGCGGCGAGCATCTGGTGGAAGCCGATCTATTCGCCGCGCTCGACAGCGGCCAACTGTCCGGTGCCTCGCTTGATGTGTTTCTCGCTGAGCCATTACCGGCTGACCACGCCTTCTGGAGTCATCCCGGCATCGTGCTGACACCCCATGACGCCTGCGACGTGACGCTGCCCGCGGTAGGCCAGACCATCCTCGCCACTGCCGAAGCCTTGCAGGCCGGCGTCAGGCCGAAGGACGCAGTGGACCGCGCGCGGGGCTATTGAGCGACGCTGCGCCTAGGAGGCCGACAGCATCAGGCCGCCGACCAGCAGCACGGCCAACAGCGTAATGACGCCGAGAACGGCTGCGCTGATCGCCAGCAGTCCATGCGAATCCAGCCATGCACGCAACGCTTTCTCCATGACGACGTTAGCCTCCGGCTGATTTGAATTCACTTGCGGCGCAGCGTATCAAACCGGCAGGACGCCGTCTGCCCGCGTTTGGCATCAATCGGAGATCATTATGGACAATTTGCAGACTCAGGGCATCAGCCTGCCGCGACTCGGCCTCGGCACCTTCCGCCTCAAGGACGATGCCTGCACCGCCGCCGTGGAAGGCGCGCTCGGGCTGGGCTATCGCCACATCGATACCGCCGAGATGTACGGCAACGAGGCGGCCATCGGGGTCGGCATCAAGGCTGCCGGCATCGCCCGCAACAACCTCCACGTCACCACCAAGGTCTGGCACGAAAACCTGGCGCCCGACGCGATCCGCCGGGCGTTCGACGCCAGCCTGGCGAAGCTCGGGCTCGACTACGTCGATCTCTATCTGGTCCACTGGCCATCGAAGGGCATGGATCTGCCGGCGATGTTCGAGACCTTGATGAAGCTGAAGGACGAGGGCCGCACCCGCGCCATCGGCGTCGCGAATTTCACGCTGCCGCTGCTGAAGCGGGTGGTCGAGGACATTGGCGCGCCGATCGCCTGCAACCAGGTTGAGTACCATGTCTTTCTCGATCAGACCAAGGTGCTCGGCTATCTCCGCAGCAAATCGATTCCGCTGGTGGCCTATTGCCCCCTGGCGCAGGGGAAGGTCGCCGACGATGTTGTGCTGCAAAAGATCGCGGCGAAGAACCATGCCAGCGCCGCGCAGGTGGCGCTGAAATGGCTGCTCGACCAGGATGGCGTCGCTGCGATCCCCAAGGCATCGCGCGCCGAGAGTCAGCAGGCCAATCTCGATGCGTTGAAGCTCTCCTCGACGAGGATGATCGCAAGGCGATCGCGGCATTGCCAAAGAATCAGCGGCTGGTGAACCCCGGCTTTGCGCCGGAATGGGATTGATCTTTTCCCCTTCCCCGGCGCGCGCAGCGGCGTTGGTGGGAGAGGGGAAGAAAGACCCGCCACTCACTTGTGCGAATGCGGCTCCTTCTTCACGTCGTCCTTCCGCGTAGCGGTCGGCATCATCACCACCCGGCCATATTTGACGCCGCGCTCGGCGATGACGTGGTCGGCAAAGTGCTGCACCTCTGGACCGAGCCGCGCAGCGCCGTGACCTCCATGCAGTGATCGTTGTCGAGATGCACGTGCAGCGTCGCCAGCGCGAGCTCGTGGTGGTGATGATAATTGTCTACCAGCCGCCGCGACAGGTCGCGCGCGGCATGGTCGTAGACATAGACCAGCGCGGCGACACATTCTCCGGCCTTGCCCTTGTCTTGCGTCGCCTGCTGCATGCCGGCGCGGGCGAAATCGCGGATCGCCTCGGAGCGGTTCTGGTAGCCGTGCTCGGCGATCATGGCGTCGAGCTCGTCCATCAGCTCGTCGTCGAGTGTGATCGTGATGCGCTGCATAGAGTCTCCCGTCGTTTTCAGAAGTATGATGATTTGTTGACATTGTCATACTTGTCATGGCAGTTTTGATTGTGTTCTGCGGTCCAGCATAGCCTGCCCGGTGCCACAGGGGACATCTTCATCACGCGCGTAACCGCTGGGGGCGCGATGCATCAGCGTTTTGCAGCCGCGTTCGCCGGACTGTTCTTGATCGCCGCTTTAGCTGTGGCGTCGGAGGTGGCGGCCCAGACGGTGCCGTCTACCGCGCTTCCGCCCGTGGAGATCGAGGCCCGCAACGCCGCGCGGCGCAGCCTAGTCGGGCGCGGGCGGGAGCGCGAGGCGATCACCGGGCCGCGCGCCGGGGGCGCCGACGCCTGCCATGGCGGGTAACGGCAGTAAACCCGGCACCAGCACAGCCGCGGCGGCGCAGACCCGGTGGCCGCCAGCGAAAAGACCGTCAGTGGCGCTGACGTCAATGCGCGGCCGTTTTCACGACCGGCGGAGGCGCTGGAAGTGGTTCCCGGCCTGATCGTCACCCAGCACTCCGGCGACGGCAAGGCGAACCAGTACTTTCTGCGCGGTGTGAATCTCGACCATGGCACCGATCTGGCTGTTACGATCGACGGCATGCCGGTCAACATGCGCACTCACGGCCACGGCCAGGGCTATGCCGATCTCAATTTCCTGATCCCCGAACTGATCAGCACCGTCAACATCCGCAAGGGGCCGTATTTCGCGGACGAGGGCGACTTCTCCTCGGTCGGCTCGGTGCATGTCGGCCTGCTCGACAGCGTGGTCCGGACCATGGCCTCGATCTCGGCGGGCAGTTTCGGCTATCGCCGCGGCTTCGGCGTCACCTCGATGAAGCTC
It encodes the following:
- a CDS encoding 2-hydroxyacid dehydrogenase, which encodes MLSRTLNLRKHLASEIARLDGRISFIDHLDGNAEEVTLAVAWNPPDDAFDHYPNLKAVCSIAAGADSIVMNPSLRDGIEVVRVVEPAQAEMMSGFVIWHVIWHQRRFATYLAQQRDRTWKRLGARTARQVPVGILGYGAIGARVARDLAALGFPVNVWSRSARATLPGIAGFHGPDGLAALLAGSEILVNLLPLTSETRGILNAATFGRMPRGGYLIQVGRGEHLVEADLFAALDSGQLSGASLDVFLAEPLPADHAFWSHPGIVLTPHDACDVTLPAVGQTILATAEALQAGVRPKDAVDRARGY